Part of the Vigna unguiculata cultivar IT97K-499-35 chromosome 3, ASM411807v1, whole genome shotgun sequence genome, ACTTTATTGTGTTCAAGGATTTAGCTTTTAAGGCTcgaaataattttacaaatttaaataaaggataataattattcattatttatatttagtagataaaatttaaaataaaaacttcagaattcatgtttcatgaatATATGGcacacaaattaataaaactttaatatatgtttaattgaaatattatttttcatttacaaaaatcattaattacTCTACGTATCCTCTTATTTTCCATACATGAATgtgcaaattattttttttttcatgttgatCATTAGTGAAGGACATTGTtgcacaaaaataatttttaaatgactTCACTGTTTATAAAGTTGGTTCAGTTAAAGCTAAGTTgaagttaattattatttaattttttaacaaataaatatttgtgttaatATCAACTATTAATAGAATTGATTGAGTTAATgctaactatttttaatattttttaataaataaaaatattcatgttaTTGTCAGACAAGCGTTGatgttaatcaaataaatactaaaaataaaaaaaaatctaagttGAGCTGATTAACACTCATTTCCTTCGTCCATTCATGTCTTCTTAATCCATAATTACTTTTTTGTCCATTATCATTTTCATCTGCAAACATTTTCTTCATCCAGACTCTCTTTCCCCATCTTCTTTATTCATATAATCTCCTTTATCCACACTTATTTCCTTCCTTCGTTacattcttcttctcttttcattatatattttttatatatattttgttttgttgaaaGAGATTTTGTATTGATAACTTTTTTAATGAATGCCATTATCGTTGACCAAACTcgtacaaattaaattaatattaaaaataaattttaattaacatcaattaaaccaatactaaattaaattaattataaaataaagacaCATTTAGTTGATACTAtacaactttaattaaaaatcaatttaaaaattatcgaCAAGGTTACATATCGCACTTAACTTGAGTTGAGCAGATTTCACTCATATCTGCATCTAAATACCGATGTTACCAGCTTAATTTTCGAACTTTTAGCGTCACTTGTATATGGTACATAAGATAAAACCAACAATTAGTATAAACTTTTAGCCTACTCTAACAAGTATTTTTCCTATTGTCAGCTTAGGGTTTAGTCAAAATTAGGGTTAATTATGaagatgaatatatatatatatatatatatatatatatatatatatatatatatatatatatatatatatatatatatatatatatatatatatatatatataaaatctcaTATCATTTTGCATACAAGTTTGGATACTCCTTTGcacttatattttgtaattgttctttttgtgaataaaaagaaataaagaatgtccttcctcttctctttttctttttctaattattattatttgtttagttttgttaaaacagttttttatatttttttaatatcgaaatgcaattattattttacttggCAACGGACTGAGGCAGTTTAAAACTTTGTGAGAACTAAACAAAATGATGTAACTTTTGTTACCTTCATATGAGGTGAATAACATGGTCAAATCCTGTataaacaaaaactttaataatCCTACTTATTCAGTCACAGACGGCACCGATGAATGCGCATGGCTTGGTTGTTTTGGCTTTAAGTTGAGGGCGAGCCCTAGTCTATAATTTCTCTCCACTCTATTGTCCCCAAGAAAACATGTGAAGCAATAATATGAAAAGATAAACCCTAATGAGGTAAGAACCAGTAAGAAAGAAACACTTGATAAAGTTGTGTTTGGGTGCTCCCTCCTCATCCACACTAGTATGATATGAGAATTCTCGTGGCAAGCATGCTAAGCTCTTTCACACTCCTCTCTTTCTGTGCAAGTGATGAGTCTCTCACTATGAGTTCAAACATGCATCATCATTAGGTTTATGGCAGCACGCCTAATCATTGTGTCGTTCCATTACTTGAAAGGAATTTCGTTTGCTTCTTTAATTCACTCCGACACAACAATTTTAACCTGTCGTCAATATTCAATGACGGCCACACAAACAACCACTCGTTGTCCTTCAATATCATTCACATATATGATTGGTTGTTTAAGATTTGCTTCGACATTCGTATATAAACCAACAGCTTTTGAAAACTCACGTCACTCTTGGTCGAACTTTGAATAACTTAACTCCTCGATCTCGTTTCCGACCAGTTATGTTGAAACATTTTGAGACTTCTCTGACAGCTTGTAGTTACTCAAAGTGGCACGTTATGCAGAGAAAACGCATGGGTTAGATGGAGGAGTATTTTGGCAGAGAAGCTGAGGAGCCATCTTTGTGCATACAAAGCAATTCATGCCCTGAGAATGGAGCGAAATATGCCTCTTAGTGAAGGTAATATTTGTTTGATATAAAACGACATTTTTGGATTCGGGAGTTTCTGTAATTGGTATATGTTCCAGACCTTCATATGATCATATCTTCGTTTTAGTTTGCATTGATCAACTATGCAGTTAAactcgtgatttttttttctcagaacAGTTTGGTATAGCTTCCAGACTGTGTTCTTAATTAATGCTCTCAAATTGGATATCTCCTCTAACTGTTACAGTTCACTTGATTTTTAGCTATGGTTTTGATTTTTTGACACTGATATACGAGAGAAACATTTGATTGACACCATTTCTTTCTTATTATCATAGTTTTTAGGAcattctctgttttttttttcttactcaCTGCGTCTTACTAGTCTTTAATTAGTTtagtttttctaaattattagtGTGAGGCTTTTACTGTAAACTATAACAAAAGATTACCATATAACATGATTGAGTTAACCAACTTAACATATCTTCTACGTTTTCTGAGTGGACGACACTACAagtgtatttattattttcagttAGCTTGTTGGCAATAATAATCTCAAACATAGGAGTTGCTTATTTTTGGAATTACCATAAGGTAATAATCCACACATATTGAATTCTGGAATTTGTTTCTGCTTTAAAACTTATTATTCTATGACAGTTAAACTGTCACAAAAATTTTACCCCTAACTTAGTCTATGCTTGGATATACATTTTTCACCGTTTGCGATCAGTCTAACACTTCTTACTATAATTTCCACGTTTTATCTGATTTTAGGGAAGTCATATTTTGAAaccttctaaattaaaaaaaaaaaaaacaccccCTTAGCaacaatataagaaattaatatttcaattataatattatttttttgacttactaaataaattttatttttcttgtaattgtcaaaatatcacCACCTATTTATTATACTCATCACTGACTAATTTTACCGTCAAActctcttattttttattcttcacaTTAGTGTCGTccaattttcttctatctttttttttctatccttcacatgaattattaaaaattaatgtgaaaaaaaaattaagttagaaTATAATCATCACCATCCACCTTATCTATCCTTTAAACTAACTACTCCAATATCAAAGAAGAATTGACTTTGAGatgcatttaataaaaaatgttgacTATTCTGtttttgtagatttttttaCGCATGAATAAAAGCTAATAACATATTCTACTACTTAGTGAATTTAGAGtgcaataaattaatatatatctgAATTGTTTGAGTATATGTTATCTTCATAAATATTTCGACATTAACTTCACATGTTTTTGGAGTCCAAAATATTTCAGAATAAGGCAGGTATAGGCCATTCAAACTAAATAAATGAATGGAAATTGTTGCATTATATTTGTCCTTGtgcttccttttttattttgttatttatcaaaatataacaaaaaaaattgaaatgaatcCCTCAAAAACACATATAGGGTCAAACCCAGCCAACCaattaagaggaaaaaaaaagttataagaaCGTATAGAAGtgtataataataatggtaTAGCTCTTACAAAATAACGCAATCCAATACGAATATATGTTAACTCTCTAACGAAACAAAATAGTAATGGATCGTtagaaacaacaaaaataactacaaaatgAAATTCATTTGTTTACTTTTCTTGGATTCATTGAGTCGTTAGCATATATTTCCCAATTATCAAAGCATAAACTCATTCTAAATTTTGATCCGAGAGTCGTGTCCACTCGAACGAGCAAAACTGTTGAAAGAAGACACGCGCATATAGATAATGGTTTCCAGTCAATGCAGGGATTAATCTCTTTAACATGGTGTTTAAAATTTCACATCTATTTTGCCATACAGAATTTTTGTACGCTTGCAGAAAAGAGATATTAGTAAATTAAACTAGCACAGTGGAGAACGTGTGTGTGTTTACGTAAGAAGCATGTAGAAATATGGTTTAGATTCTCGAATGTTCATACCTTCATTCTCACACTTCTGGATTCTGATAGATCCAAGTAATCTCCTATTTCAAGTACAAACTGAATACACATATCTGTAATGCAAAATTAAGCTGTAGTAAACAAATTACTTTTATCATTAATGCGCAGAAATCTTCCCACCATGGATCGCTTTCTGCTGTAGAGAGTAGAGTTGACCTTGAAGCACTATATATAGGAGAGATGAATTGCATCTAATTAATGGATGCATTTTCAGCCCATACTCCAGCTTCCAGAGGTTCAACAactaatgatatatatatagatataaaacaTCTGGGTTTATTATGTACAACAACCGGGACAAACActattgtcttttttttttttttttttccaacattCACTTGTACGCACTTCCTATAATTAGTATATTATGCATCATATATGTTTTAGttactatatataatatatatttataaagtttcACTTCCACAGGTCAATCTGGCAACTGGAGGTAGATGTCGAAGCATATTCCTGGGAAATTTGCTCCTTTTTGGATCCATTGGTTACCACAGAAATTTGTTCAGCCACTTGGAAAATAGGTGCATTGGAATAACTGGTCTCCTTGGAAACATCTTGGTTGTGGTGACTGAGCTGAGAAGCAACAAATTTGTCAAGCACTCGCCAATCTGTGACTTGGTCAACCGCATTATCATTGGTACAGTAGAGGGAATTTTGACTCTGTTGGTGGCAGTATTGTATCTGTTCTTCCTGAGTGAGTGATGAGAACTGCAAGGTGCTTCCGTTGCTTTTGTTGTTGCTGGTTTCATAGGCAAAAGGGACAACGGAGCTGCAACTCAAAGTGGGTGCTGAGTGAGTTAGTTTGGGGCTTTCGAGTTGCGGAAGTTGGAGGAATGCATCGTGGGGGATGTTGTTGTATTGCAATTCCATGAGCTCGGGTTTGCATGGGTGGTGGTGATGGTATGATGCATAAGGCTGAGAAATGCGTCTGGGGGATTCAAAATCTTGCATGAAGGAAACTTGCTCATCGTACCAACATGGTGACTGATCATACTCTCCCACTTTCTGCATTGTAGTCATTCGCTTCTTGAACACTCTGCACACAACCCAGCCTTCTTCCTGAACAGTTCAAAACTATTAAAACCCTAACCATAATCAATGAATATGAATGAACAGTGTGAAGGTTAAATGCATGCAACTTTCAGCAGAATATTATTTTCTCTGAAATTTCACCAAAAACTAGAAACATACCACTAATGTTGTAAGGGATTAATTCCATGAGTGTGAAACTATTGTGTTTAACATTATTCATCTTGAATACATATTATAGAAATTGGGTATGAAACACTTGCGACCAAACAAAGCAATCACACATGCCTTATCCATAAATGGGTCGTAAggaaacattttaattttagcaTTAGTCTGTCAGCGGAATCTTTGTCAAAGCTcgaacaaaaaaataatgatcTATTATGTCtggatttatgttttttattttattttaaatggagAAAACATAGTTTTGAATCCAAAATCTTATGTAAACTGTTCAAAATCACACTGTTAAGCCGAAATTAAATAGCATTCTATTTGTATTTAGGCTAATAATGCTAGATAAACATTGGGGAAGGGAGCAAATAGGCTGGCTGGAACAGTTTTATAACCAAAGGTGAGGTTTGGTTCTAGTTTTCATTTAGTCTCAAATTAATTTGTGTACATTAAgattcttaatatattattatatttatttattcataaacAAAAGTTTACATAATCCAATTGAAGTCAATTTAATGCAATATTCAAGtccacaaaaaaacaaaaaaaatccaatatgcacatgtaattaattaacttttagaTTTTGTGAGATTTAAAGTGTTTCATTACAAGTTGTTGCAATAGGGTAATTAATAGTTTTCATAATTGTATATAAGAGGGAGGACATCAGAAATAAAATCATACAAAACTGTTGAGGGTGAGAAACACTTTCGGCCTTGATAAAATTATAAGgaataaattatacttttcttttttcttttttattgcaAAAATTATACAGGCATTGAACATTATGCTACTAATCTTTAACATATTTgtatgcataaaaaaaataataagcaCGATAACTATATGAAtagtttttaaatctttaacaTTTACGagaatttaaatcattaaaaattaatgaattaaaactagtttttaatacaaacattttttttttctgatcggaaaattatatttaaaatagttctATACATATACGAGTTTTACTTTATTTCTTCCATGCAGAATAATTTTGTGTTACTTATTTATTAGACAATTTATAGAATACttgaaaatattatgaaataatatcTATTTCGAATAGTAATTGAATAAACTAGCATGCAGTGAATCACTagaaaatcaacaaaaaagacaaaaaaaaaaatcgtgatTTTTGATTACTGCAAtacttatatatttgaattttggtcgaatagtttttttttttaaataaaaacttatgaGTAAATTTTTTTGACTAAAACCTGAATGAGTAAAGATTATGAATAGAAACGAAAGCCGagaaatgtaaagaaaaaaaaaaactatgtttGAATTTGAATGGGAATTACCGGAGGAGTTCCATTTTCATTAGTTTCTAGTCTGTACTCATGCATGATCCAATCAGACTTCTGTCCATTCGGAGCTCTTCCTTTGTAAAACACAAGAGTTTTTCTCATGCCAATCAAGCAATGCTTAGAGTATATTGCCTTGTCTCTTCCCGTCGCTTTCCAAAATCCTGCTTTTGTTGCTCTATTCGTCCGAGTTCCAGTTGGGTATTTCTTATCTTTATGACTGAAGAAATACCAGTCACTTTGTTCATCTGTTCCTATTTTGCATAACTCTGTTTACATCACAATACAAAATGTCATTATCTTCTTCTATGCATGCATCTACGTATTATTTGCTTGCATGCAATGCCTTTCTTAACTATAACTTTGTAAGAATTACGTACCTTGGAGATCCCATGGCTCAATCTTATACAGATCTACATCTTTGATCACATCTAGATCAATCCTTTTAGACGCTACCTTTTTCCTAAGGTAGTAACCTACAAGCTCTTCATCGGTGGGATGAAACCGAAAGCCTGGAGGTACATGCGAAAATGTGTTCATTTCGCCTCTCAAACAATTAAAACCTGtatttcagaaaagaaaaaaacaaaactaaatacctcttttgtaaataaacataaggtttaacatatttttctcCTACATACATTGAATACTATTGCTGACCAGTCCAGAAATGATAATGGGCATCAATGCTATGCAGGTAGcaatatatatatgatacattGATAGTTTGGTGGAGAAACATGATCAATAATAAGAACATAAAATGATGCAAAATGTTATCATCCCGACATAACATCAGACATGCGTTGTAATAATCGGAGAAAAAAAGGGAGAACATGAGTACCGATAGAGCTGAATAAAGGTTCAAGATAGTTTAACGagtctaaattataaaaataaaaaaagattaacgAGTTAAAGACAACAAATGAAAAGTGGAAAAGTAAAGCAAATGGAGAAGAGTGATTCATGCCTTAGACACTACGTAAAACAGTTGCTTTGTTTCTATATCTATCTAATGAACGTTTTATATAAAGCAACAAGATTGAGTTGCCGATAATTCATGATATTAACAAGCAAGAGAGAAAACTGGGTAGTTATAAAACACGTCCCTTGAAGCTCTcaaagaaagaggaaaagaaaacgAGTAATACAAAGTGAGTATGAATTAGTTGTGAAATTGTACTGGGAAACGCACATGTTAATTATTCATCCACTGAATTGCTGTGCAATGTAATATACCTTAATTTGACAAAACTGTAGACATCATGCTATAAAAAAGGCGATAGACTAAAACATGTATTAAATCAACAAAATTACTAATGGCAGAGGCCACGCAAATATCTGTAAGTTAATTAACATTCTTTATCCATACATGGACAATAAGAAACCACTTCTAAGAATCTCCAGTCTTCGTCAAACAAATCTGCTCCAAAACTAAACAACTTTACgccataaaaaaatttgcactaTACATAAAATTTCTCGTCTTTTCCAGGTTCATATTTTCAACATCGAATGCGATGCTTTTGATTAATTAGATCCAAGGAATGAACTCAGAAagcagaagaaataaaagaatgaaatgaaaaagaaagaatactAAGTACTGAAGAAGATTCCCACACCCACACGCATCAAATTGAAGTtgtaaaaatgaataaaagaaatgataataaaagcggaaagaaaaaaacaaaaagattatcGATGGCCTGAGTAATCGCTTCACGAAGAAGCCATAGGAGATATTCAAGAACTTTACCTTGTGAAACGTTGACTCATTTTCcctaaagaagaaaaactaaattaagcAAGGGCACACGGCATAGAGAAAACACTTTTTACAAAGCAATTATGGGGTGGTATGAAGTAGTGAATGATGTTGTATGCTGTAGCACCAAACCTTCAGCCTTTTCAGCCTACGGAGAGGTTGATAGAGCACTCAAAGGTAGTCACATTTTCATAATGGCGTCATAGCACGACTTAGAAGTTTCTCGTTCAAGCGATTAGagttacacaaaaaaaaaacatcatcaaTTACCAGAAACAGTGCTTTGTTCAGTTTACACTTGGATATATATGCAAATAGACTTGTATGGTTAGgtgtaaaacaaaaaagaagaccGGCGTGAGGGGTTAAACCATGATTTGGAGGTTGGTGTCGATGAGATACAATCACCAACCGAACACAGATCGCAGTCTTGTCAAAGATTTTATGACTTTTATTACCATTTGACTCGGGCTTCTCCTTTGTCTGTCTTTTCTTGTCTCACTTGttttttaaaggttaaaaaaatagaatatatcaaTTGATCCACCATTTCAACGCTGCTAATTATTTAGAAACATTCTCATGATAAATATATAGTAAAGAGCATGAACTAGAAAGCAAGAAGCCAAACCTCATATGATATAACAGATCGATGTGTAGAAATGTATAAAGCACTACATAAAGAGGATGTTAGAAAAATTAAGGGCAAAGAACAACCTTGATTTATTGCTTCCTCTGAGGATATGACTATGTGTGGACTCCAAGTAGAGTTCCGGAACGGATCTGATGAAAGAAAAAACTGGTTCGCAGCACTAAATCTTGAGGTATCTAGGGTTGATGAGAAAGTTGTTGAAGCTCTCTTTCATCAACAACCTTTTTGTCGTAACTTGGTCAAAGGAAATCCAACAGAaccagacaaaaaaaaaacagcactGAAAGAAAGGCAGGGAGACAGAAGCGGACAAAACAGACAGGAAAAGCAAAGTAGAAAGTTAATTGTTTTCCTCGGGAATTGAACTCAATCTCCTTCTTCTTTGTTCTCAACACTTCTTTGCTTTCACCAGCTGCATCTAGTAGTAGTTTGTATCCGCAAGATGAGAAAGAGATCAGATCCCGAGGATTATTGAGAatgagaagagagaaaagggaAGGAAAAGGAGAGGTTTCAGGAGCAGCAGTGGATGAAAGGAAGCAAATATGAGAACCCTAATAAAGCATTCATGaatccctctctctctctctctctctctctctctctcttgttATTCGTTTTGGAGCTAGATTGCTGTAAGCTGAGTGATAGAAGGGTGGCGCTAAAACGGCTTGAgaatgagagagaaagagatgtCAACCTCTAAGTCTAAGTCCACCCACCAGCAACTGATAGAGACCTAAAAAGAATGATGTGGTGTTAACGTTTGAGGTGGCCGGGACCGCAGAAgagaaaacacaacaaagatCAAATCTTGAGGACGAATGGAATGGGGTTCTTTAAGATGCATAGATGttcaaatatataatgaatacaAATTATGATAATGATGGACAATCGATTATAaggtttttattttgctttgcTTTGCTTAAGTGGTGACCCTTAATGGTTCCAACTATAACATCCTCCCTCCCTCCAAAAGTTACACAATCCCTTTGTCCCCATTTTTCTATTCCATTTCTTTTACCTAaacaagttataaaataacaacacatttCCGATAACATGCTGAGATTGCCCATAAAACACAACTTAAAGAATTAGTATACAGAATCAAACTACAATTGATCTTTAACCATTCTTTTGTTAATCTTTGCTGTTGAGGATGTTTCAAATACAGTAATAAGTAATACAGTGTCGTTGATTTCTTCCCTCTTGAACTTGTGTTACGATGCTTTCTCCCAAAAGAATTGACTCGTTGCATTTATATAATCGTTTATTAGAAACAACAAATCGATCATGAATAGTAAGAGCTAAGGATTGGTGGAGTGATTTCAAAAGGTGAGCTAAACTTCCAGTTCACTCATTGGGGttattaattaaagttaatatataagTTGAAAAAAGAACTTAATTAATAGTCTTTCTACGGTTGGTGTGTTCAACTTTAATTCAACAAGTTAACACATGTATCAGAAATTTCGCACAGAGGTTTTTTAATGAGGTCTGACAACATTCAAAATGTGTTTTACATCCATTGATTTTGTTAATTGTATCTGgtgattaaaatatatgtagGGTTTTACGAAATCTAAGTGTTGCGTAAAGTTAGTTGGTCCACATCTTGCTATAGCCCCTGCTGCTGCTGTGTGAAAATGAGGTGGTGAACGAAACAGTGGTGCAGTTGCTGCTGGTGCTCTTGAAAAAGTGCAAATAAATTAGTAACAGAGAAGTGGTGCATCATTTTAAGGtttggaaaataataataattctttttcaGTTGCATAAACAGCACGCGAGCCCTGGTTGGTTGGTCCgcaatatttgtttatttaaaaattgtgaCGCAGTGTGTATATGTTTTGCCCTTTCTTCATTATATTACTAAAGAAATAAAATCTGTTGTTAAAGCTTCCTCGAGAGAGGAGGGCCCACGAACCGACCGTAGGCAATACGATAGCGACACATCTCCAAATACAGCTTGTGGTataaagataacataaaaaatgacaTTCTTGGAGTCTGCTAAGCTAAGCCGAACTCGACTCCACCAATGGCTTCGTTGGCTTCCAGATCATTGCTAGTGGCTCCCAATCCGTTATGTGGGTAGGCGCATTTGGAATGTTCTTAATTATTTCGGTTAAGTGTAACTTGTCTAAACTTTTTTGTATGTA contains:
- the LOC114177117 gene encoding NAC domain-containing protein 7-like, which translates into the protein MNTFSHVPPGFRFHPTDEELVGYYLRKKVASKRIDLDVIKDVDLYKIEPWDLQELCKIGTDEQSDWYFFSHKDKKYPTGTRTNRATKAGFWKATGRDKAIYSKHCLIGMRKTLVFYKGRAPNGQKSDWIMHEYRLETNENGTPPEEGWVVCRVFKKRMTTMQKVGEYDQSPCWYDEQVSFMQDFESPRRISQPYASYHHHHPCKPELMELQYNNIPHDAFLQLPQLESPKLTHSAPTLSCSSVVPFAYETSNNKSNGSTLQFSSLTQEEQIQYCHQQSQNSLYCTNDNAVDQVTDWRVLDKFVASQLSHHNQDVSKETSYSNAPIFQVAEQISVVTNGSKKEQISQEYASTSTSSCQIDLWK